The following coding sequences are from one Streptomyces venezuelae window:
- a CDS encoding sigma-70 family RNA polymerase sigma factor — protein MRDDKTTVIGALVLRAVEGDEQATHDLLAHVHPLALRYCRTRLSRLPGDARHFVEDLAQEVCVAVLLALPRYKDTGRPFEAFVFAIAAHKVADLQRAAMRHPGSTAVPSDEMPERPDDSLGPEERALLSSDAEWAKKLLANLPDNQRELLLLRIAVGLTAEETGQMLGMSPGAVRVAQHRALSRLRALAEQ, from the coding sequence ATGCGCGATGACAAGACGACGGTGATCGGTGCCCTCGTTCTCCGCGCTGTGGAGGGTGACGAACAGGCCACGCACGACCTGCTGGCCCACGTCCACCCCCTGGCGCTGCGCTACTGCCGTACCCGTCTGTCCCGGCTGCCCGGTGACGCACGGCACTTCGTCGAGGACCTGGCACAGGAAGTCTGCGTCGCCGTCCTCCTCGCCCTGCCGCGCTACAAGGACACGGGCCGCCCCTTCGAAGCGTTCGTCTTCGCGATCGCGGCGCACAAGGTGGCCGACCTGCAGCGCGCCGCGATGCGCCACCCCGGGTCCACCGCCGTGCCCTCCGACGAGATGCCCGAGCGGCCCGACGACTCGCTCGGCCCCGAGGAGCGCGCGCTGCTCAGCAGCGACGCCGAGTGGGCCAAGAAGCTCCTCGCCAACCTCCCGGACAACCAGCGCGAGCTGCTGCTCCTGCGCATCGCCGTCGGCCTCACGGCCGAGGAGACCGGGCAGATGCTGGGGATGTCACCGGGAGCGGTGCGGGTCGCACAGCACCGCGCACTGAGCAGGCTGCGGGCGCTCGCGGAGCAGTGA
- a CDS encoding polysaccharide deacetylase family protein, giving the protein MQLVRQKEECARRRKNQARALVAALSVAAIASGCASGGGSAKPAHGQEPLNAPPARALDSYAQKLAATQVARTMAAKRWGLAKTPLPAPPPPAVKPRITTRKGFEVKGQANLPPVFTTIPTKEKVVFLTIDDGAEKDPALLRMMSELRLPYTAFLSDYLVNEDYTYFKKMQDRGVTLNNHTLNHRYMPGLSYEGQRREICGMQDVIKKHYGKRPELFRPPYGNYNRDTLRAAKSCGIKAVPLWASEAFADHMEWREWDRDLHPGDIILTHFRGREDWKGTMPDMVRKVMKTVTDKGYAVARLEDYL; this is encoded by the coding sequence ATGCAACTAGTACGACAAAAGGAAGAATGCGCCAGAAGGCGGAAGAATCAGGCGCGCGCTCTGGTGGCCGCCCTCTCCGTAGCGGCGATCGCGTCCGGCTGCGCCTCCGGGGGCGGCTCCGCGAAGCCCGCCCACGGCCAGGAGCCGCTCAACGCCCCGCCCGCCCGCGCCCTCGACTCCTACGCCCAGAAGCTCGCCGCCACCCAGGTCGCCCGCACCATGGCCGCCAAGCGCTGGGGCCTGGCCAAGACCCCGCTGCCCGCGCCCCCGCCACCCGCGGTCAAACCCCGCATCACCACCCGCAAGGGGTTCGAGGTCAAGGGCCAGGCGAACCTGCCGCCGGTCTTCACGACGATCCCCACCAAGGAGAAGGTCGTCTTCCTCACCATCGACGACGGCGCCGAGAAGGACCCGGCGCTGCTCAGGATGATGAGCGAACTGCGGCTCCCGTACACCGCGTTCCTCAGCGACTACCTGGTCAACGAGGACTACACCTACTTCAAGAAGATGCAGGACCGCGGCGTCACCCTGAACAACCACACGCTCAACCACCGCTACATGCCCGGCCTCTCGTACGAGGGCCAGCGCCGCGAGATCTGCGGCATGCAGGACGTCATCAAGAAGCACTACGGCAAGCGCCCCGAGCTCTTCCGCCCGCCGTACGGCAACTACAACCGCGACACGCTGCGCGCCGCCAAGTCCTGCGGCATCAAGGCGGTGCCCCTGTGGGCGTCCGAGGCCTTCGCCGACCACATGGAGTGGCGCGAGTGGGACCGCGACCTGCACCCCGGCGACATCATCCTCACGCACTTCCGGGGGCGCGAGGACTGGAAGGGCACCATGCCCGACATGGTCCGCAAGGTCATGAAGACGGTCACCGACAAGGGGTACGCGGTCGCCAGGCTGGAGGACTACCTGTGA
- the groES gene encoding co-chaperone GroES produces MTTASSKVAIKPLEDRIVVQPLDAEQTTASGLVIPDTAKEKPQEGAVLAVGPGRFENGERLPLDVKVGDVVLYSKYGGTEVKYNGDEYLVLSARDVLAIVEK; encoded by the coding sequence GTGACGACCGCAAGCTCCAAGGTTGCCATCAAGCCGCTCGAGGACCGCATTGTGGTCCAGCCGCTCGACGCCGAGCAGACCACGGCCTCCGGCCTGGTCATTCCGGACACCGCGAAGGAGAAGCCCCAGGAGGGCGCCGTCCTCGCCGTGGGCCCGGGCCGCTTCGAGAACGGCGAGCGCCTGCCGCTCGACGTCAAGGTCGGCGATGTCGTGCTGTACAGCAAGTACGGCGGCACCGAGGTGAAGTACAACGGCGACGAGTACCTCGTCCTCTCGGCTCGCGACGTCCTCGCGATCGTCGAGAAGTAA
- the groL gene encoding chaperonin GroEL (60 kDa chaperone family; promotes refolding of misfolded polypeptides especially under stressful conditions; forms two stacked rings of heptamers to form a barrel-shaped 14mer; ends can be capped by GroES; misfolded proteins enter the barrel where they are refolded when GroES binds), protein MAKILKFDEDARRALERGVNKLADTVKVTIGPRGRNVVIDKKFGAPTITNDGVTIAREVEVEDPYENLGAQLVKEVATKTNDIAGDGTTTATVLAQALVKEGLRNVAAGASPAALKKGIDAAVAAVSEELLATARPIDDKADIAAVAGLSAQDPQVGELIAEAMDKVGKDGVITVEESNTFGLELDFTEGMAFDKGYLSPYMVSDQERMEAVLDDPYILIHQGKISSIQDLLPLLEKVIQANSSKPLLIIAEDVEGEALSTLVVNKIRGTFNAVAVKAPGFGDRRKAMLGDMATLTGATVIAEEVGLKIDQVGLDVLGTARRVTITKDDTTIVDGGGNKADVEGRVAQIKAEIEATDSDWDREKLQERLAKLAGGVCVIKVGAATEVELKEKKHRLEDAISATRAAVEEGIVSGGGSALVHAAKVLGDSLGKDGDEATGVAVVRRAAVEPLRWIAENAGLEGYVITSKVAELDKGFGFNAATGEYGDLVKAGVIDPVKVTRSALENAASIASLLLTTETLVVEKPAEEEAEAGHGHGHGHSH, encoded by the coding sequence ATGGCGAAGATCCTGAAGTTCGACGAGGACGCCCGTCGCGCCCTTGAGCGCGGCGTCAACAAGCTTGCCGACACGGTCAAGGTGACGATCGGCCCCCGCGGCCGCAATGTCGTCATCGACAAGAAGTTCGGCGCCCCGACCATCACCAACGACGGCGTCACCATCGCCCGTGAGGTCGAGGTCGAGGACCCGTACGAGAACCTCGGCGCCCAGCTGGTGAAGGAGGTGGCGACCAAGACCAACGACATCGCGGGTGACGGCACCACCACCGCCACCGTGCTCGCCCAGGCCCTGGTCAAGGAAGGCCTGCGCAACGTCGCCGCCGGCGCCTCCCCGGCCGCCCTGAAGAAGGGCATCGACGCCGCCGTCGCGGCCGTCTCCGAGGAGCTCCTCGCCACCGCCCGCCCGATCGACGACAAGGCCGACATCGCGGCCGTCGCCGGTCTGTCGGCCCAGGACCCGCAGGTCGGCGAGCTCATCGCCGAGGCGATGGACAAGGTTGGCAAGGACGGTGTCATCACCGTCGAGGAGTCCAACACCTTCGGCCTGGAGCTCGACTTCACCGAGGGCATGGCCTTCGACAAGGGCTACCTGTCGCCGTACATGGTGTCCGACCAGGAGCGTATGGAGGCCGTCCTCGACGACCCGTACATCCTGATCCACCAGGGCAAGATCTCCTCGATCCAGGACCTCCTGCCGCTGCTCGAGAAGGTCATCCAGGCCAACTCCTCGAAGCCGCTCCTGATCATCGCCGAGGACGTCGAGGGCGAGGCCCTGTCGACCCTGGTCGTGAACAAGATCCGCGGCACCTTCAACGCCGTCGCGGTGAAGGCCCCCGGCTTCGGCGACCGCCGCAAGGCGATGCTCGGCGACATGGCCACCCTCACCGGTGCCACCGTCATCGCCGAAGAGGTCGGCCTCAAGATCGACCAGGTCGGCCTCGACGTGCTGGGCACCGCCCGCCGCGTCACCATCACCAAGGACGACACCACGATCGTCGACGGCGGCGGCAACAAGGCCGACGTCGAGGGCCGCGTCGCCCAGATCAAGGCCGAGATCGAGGCCACGGACTCCGACTGGGACCGCGAGAAGCTCCAGGAGCGCCTCGCGAAGCTCGCCGGCGGCGTGTGCGTCATCAAGGTCGGCGCCGCCACCGAGGTGGAGCTCAAGGAGAAGAAGCACCGTCTGGAGGACGCCATCTCCGCGACCCGCGCCGCGGTCGAGGAGGGCATCGTCTCCGGTGGTGGCTCCGCGCTGGTGCACGCCGCCAAGGTGCTCGGCGACTCGCTCGGCAAGGACGGCGACGAGGCCACCGGTGTGGCCGTCGTCCGCCGCGCCGCCGTCGAGCCGCTGCGCTGGATCGCCGAGAACGCCGGCCTCGAGGGCTACGTCATCACCTCGAAGGTCGCCGAGCTCGACAAGGGCTTCGGCTTCAACGCCGCGACCGGTGAGTACGGCGACCTGGTCAAGGCCGGCGTCATCGACCCGGTCAAGGTCACGCGCTCCGCGCTGGAGAACGCCGCGTCGATCGCCTCGCTGCTCCTGACGACCGAGACGCTCGTCGTCGAGAAGCCGGCCGAGGAAGAGGCGGAGGCCGGTCACGGCCACGGCCACGGTCACTCCCACTGA
- a CDS encoding MOSC domain-containing protein, producing MELLSVNVGRRKDVAYTASPTGSTGIDKRPVPGPVRVAAPGPKGVGGSGVAGDEIGDLRHHGGDDQAVYAYAREDLDAWQRTLGRSLPDGSFGENLTTSGVDVNGALIGERWRIGADLVLEVTSGRIPCRTFQGHLDEKGWVKRFTDEGACGAYLRVVEPGEIRAGDPIEIVHRPAHGVTVALEFRAVTREKNLLPELLAAGDALHPGTAKRARQYVAQRGDAVVTRSH from the coding sequence ATGGAGCTTCTTTCTGTGAATGTGGGCCGCCGCAAGGATGTCGCGTACACGGCCTCGCCCACCGGCAGCACCGGCATCGACAAGCGGCCGGTGCCGGGTCCGGTGCGGGTGGCCGCGCCCGGTCCGAAGGGGGTCGGCGGCAGCGGGGTGGCCGGTGACGAGATCGGCGACCTGCGGCACCACGGCGGCGACGACCAGGCGGTGTACGCGTACGCCCGCGAGGACCTCGACGCGTGGCAGCGCACCCTGGGCCGCTCCCTGCCCGACGGCTCCTTCGGCGAGAACCTCACGACGTCGGGCGTCGACGTGAACGGCGCGCTGATCGGCGAACGCTGGCGGATCGGCGCGGATCTGGTGCTGGAAGTGACGAGCGGGCGCATCCCCTGCCGTACGTTCCAGGGCCACCTCGACGAGAAGGGCTGGGTGAAGCGGTTCACGGACGAGGGGGCCTGCGGCGCGTATCTGCGGGTCGTCGAGCCCGGTGAGATACGGGCCGGGGACCCGATCGAGATCGTGCACCGGCCGGCACACGGCGTCACCGTCGCCCTTGAGTTCCGTGCCGTCACCAGGGAGAAGAACCTGCTGCCCGAGCTGCTCGCGGCGGGGGACGCGCTGCATCCCGGGACGGCGAAGCGTGCGCGGCAGTACGTGGCGCAGCGCGGCGACGCGGTGGTCACGCGATCTCACTAG
- a CDS encoding response regulator transcription factor, translating to MTSVLVCDDSPLAREALRRAVATVPGVERVTTAANGEEVLRRWGADRSDLILMDVRMPGLGGVETVRRLLSADPGARIIMLTVAEDLDGVALAVAAGARGYLHKDASRAELRATVTQALADPTWRLAPRRLRSAEMGAAPTLTAREIQVLEGMSHGRSNAEIGRELFLSEDTVKTHARRLFKKLGASDRAHAVALGFRWGLVR from the coding sequence ATGACATCGGTCCTCGTCTGCGACGACTCCCCGCTTGCCCGAGAGGCGCTCCGCCGCGCGGTCGCGACCGTGCCCGGCGTCGAGCGCGTGACCACGGCGGCCAACGGCGAGGAAGTCCTCCGCCGCTGGGGCGCCGACCGCTCGGACCTGATTCTGATGGACGTACGCATGCCCGGTCTCGGCGGTGTGGAGACCGTCCGCCGGCTGCTGTCGGCCGACCCCGGTGCGCGCATCATCATGCTCACCGTCGCCGAGGACCTGGACGGCGTCGCGCTCGCGGTCGCCGCCGGTGCCCGCGGCTATCTGCACAAGGACGCCTCGCGCGCCGAACTGCGCGCGACCGTCACCCAGGCGCTCGCCGATCCGACCTGGCGGCTCGCCCCGCGCAGACTGCGCTCGGCCGAGATGGGCGCCGCGCCCACCCTCACCGCGCGTGAGATCCAGGTCCTCGAAGGCATGAGTCACGGCCGCTCCAACGCGGAGATCGGACGTGAGCTCTTCCTCTCCGAGGACACCGTGAAGACGCACGCCAGGCGGCTGTTCAAGAAGCTCGGCGCCTCGGACCGCGCGCACGCCGTGGCGCTCGGTTTCCGCTGGGGTCTGGTGCGCTGA
- a CDS encoding LysR family transcriptional regulator — protein MIEARHLRVLRAVAATGSFSAAARELGCTQPAVSQQMKALESSAGTPLLIRTGREMRLTQAGEALVRHAAGILAGLTAAEEEVAAIAGLRAGRVRLVSFPSGSSTLVPCALAALRAAHPGTRVSLVEAEPPRSVEMLREGDCDVALAFRYEGATAAEEWSDLVVRPLLADRLVGLVPEGHRLAGADSVTIGEFADESWIAGCPRCRRQLVEVCESAGFVPRIDFATDDYPAVIGLVGAGLGVAVLPELAIESVRPMGARTVTVEPAVQREIVALTLPDLAQVPAVAATLDHLARAAAR, from the coding sequence ATGATCGAGGCCCGTCACCTCCGTGTCCTGCGCGCCGTGGCCGCCACCGGCTCCTTCTCCGCCGCGGCACGCGAGCTCGGCTGCACCCAGCCCGCCGTCAGCCAGCAGATGAAGGCCCTCGAATCCTCGGCGGGCACGCCGCTGCTGATCCGCACCGGCCGCGAGATGCGTCTGACACAGGCGGGCGAGGCCCTGGTCCGGCACGCCGCGGGCATCCTCGCCGGGCTCACCGCGGCCGAGGAGGAGGTCGCCGCCATCGCGGGCCTGCGTGCGGGCCGGGTCCGGCTCGTCTCCTTCCCCAGCGGCAGCTCCACCCTTGTCCCGTGCGCCCTCGCGGCACTGCGCGCGGCCCACCCCGGCACCCGCGTCTCCCTGGTCGAGGCCGAGCCCCCGCGCTCGGTGGAGATGCTGCGCGAAGGGGACTGCGACGTCGCGCTCGCCTTCCGGTACGAAGGGGCGACGGCCGCCGAGGAGTGGAGCGATCTCGTCGTGCGCCCGCTGCTCGCCGACCGGCTCGTCGGGCTCGTGCCGGAGGGGCACCGGCTCGCCGGGGCGGACTCGGTCACCATCGGCGAGTTCGCCGACGAGTCGTGGATCGCGGGGTGCCCCCGCTGCCGCAGGCAACTGGTGGAGGTCTGCGAGAGCGCGGGCTTCGTGCCGCGGATCGACTTCGCGACCGACGACTATCCGGCGGTGATCGGCCTGGTCGGCGCCGGTCTGGGAGTGGCGGTGCTGCCCGAGCTCGCGATCGAGTCGGTGCGCCCGATGGGCGCCCGCACCGTGACGGTGGAGCCGGCCGTGCAGCGGGAGATCGTCGCGCTCACGCTGCCGGACCTGGCGCAGGTGCCGGCCGTCGCCGCCACGCTGGACCACCTCGCGCGGGCCGCCGCCCGCTGA
- a CDS encoding SDR family NAD(P)-dependent oxidoreductase, producing the protein MTTALITGSTSGIGAAFARRLAGDGHNLVLVARDTKRLREQATELHDRHGIEAEVLTADLATDGGIEAVEKRLADRRNAVDLLVNNAGFGNKGRYLEVSLADELTMLKVHCEAVLRLTSAATEAMRERGRGGVVNVASVAAFVPRGTYGASKAWVVQFTQGAAKDLAGSGVRLMALCPGFVRTEFHERAGMGTSNIPSWMWLDADKLVTVALGDLARGKTVSIPDPRYKALMGVVKVTPRALLGGVTSRTGRKYGPQ; encoded by the coding sequence ATGACTACGGCTCTGATCACAGGATCGACCTCCGGCATCGGCGCGGCCTTCGCGCGGCGCCTCGCGGGTGACGGGCACAACCTCGTGCTGGTGGCCCGCGACACGAAACGGCTGCGGGAGCAGGCGACCGAGCTGCACGACCGGCACGGCATCGAGGCGGAGGTGCTGACCGCGGACCTTGCGACGGACGGCGGCATCGAGGCCGTCGAGAAGCGGCTCGCCGACCGCAGGAACGCGGTCGACCTGCTGGTCAACAACGCGGGGTTCGGCAACAAGGGCCGCTATCTGGAGGTCTCGCTCGCCGACGAGCTGACCATGCTCAAGGTGCACTGCGAGGCGGTGCTGCGGCTGACGTCGGCCGCGACGGAGGCGATGCGGGAGCGCGGCCGGGGCGGTGTCGTGAACGTCGCGTCGGTCGCGGCGTTCGTGCCGCGCGGGACGTACGGCGCCTCGAAGGCGTGGGTCGTGCAGTTCACCCAGGGCGCGGCGAAGGACCTGGCCGGGTCCGGGGTGCGGCTGATGGCGCTCTGCCCCGGCTTCGTACGGACGGAGTTCCACGAGCGGGCCGGGATGGGCACGTCCAACATCCCCAGCTGGATGTGGCTCGACGCGGACAAGCTCGTGACGGTCGCCCTCGGCGACCTCGCCCGCGGCAAGACGGTGTCGATCCCGGACCCGCGCTACAAGGCTCTGATGGGCGTGGTGAAGGTGACGCCGCGTGCCCTGCTGGGCGGCGTCACGTCTCGCACGGGCCGCAAGTACGGCCCGCAGTAG
- a CDS encoding THUMP-like domain-containing protein codes for MGRVNDPNTPSAHETDLGDPLAAFAALRTEEGRALLDEVRDVAPADELAAATRLRRTHPAPLVSAALAQARLRTRAAAKFGAEDAVRMFFTPNGVEQSTRASVAAHRAESFKALGVRSLADLCCGIGGDAIALARAGISVLAVDRDPLTCAVARANAEALGLADLIEVREADVAEVDTSAYDAVFVDPARRGGRGRIFDPEAYSPPLSWAVGAALAAPLAALKIAPGIPHEAIPAEAAAEWISDGGDVKEAVLWFGTDTPASHRATLLPGGASLWTPLATMLPDPEVRPVGRYLYEPDGAVIRAHLVAEVAARVEGGLVDETIAYVTSDTLHATPYATAYEITDRIPFNVKKLKALLREREVGILTVKKRGSAVEPEELRRKVKPQGGNAATVFLTRVSGAPTMLIGHPAPPPA; via the coding sequence ATGGGGCGGGTGAACGACCCGAACACGCCGAGCGCCCACGAGACCGACCTCGGCGACCCCCTCGCCGCCTTCGCCGCCCTGCGCACCGAAGAGGGCCGGGCCCTGCTCGACGAGGTGCGGGACGTCGCACCGGCCGATGAGCTCGCCGCCGCCACCAGGCTGCGCCGCACCCACCCGGCGCCCCTGGTCTCCGCGGCGCTCGCCCAGGCCCGGCTGCGCACCCGGGCCGCCGCCAAGTTCGGTGCCGAGGACGCGGTCCGCATGTTCTTCACGCCGAACGGCGTGGAGCAGTCCACGCGCGCGTCCGTCGCCGCGCACCGCGCGGAGAGCTTCAAGGCCTTGGGCGTACGTTCACTCGCCGACCTGTGCTGCGGCATCGGCGGCGACGCCATCGCCCTCGCGCGCGCCGGGATCTCCGTGCTCGCCGTCGACCGCGACCCGCTGACCTGCGCGGTCGCCCGCGCCAACGCCGAGGCGCTCGGGCTCGCCGACCTGATCGAGGTGCGCGAGGCGGACGTCGCCGAGGTGGACACGTCCGCGTACGACGCCGTCTTCGTGGACCCCGCGCGGCGGGGTGGCCGCGGCCGGATCTTCGACCCGGAGGCGTACTCACCACCCCTCTCCTGGGCGGTCGGTGCGGCACTCGCGGCCCCGCTCGCCGCGCTGAAGATCGCCCCCGGCATCCCGCACGAGGCGATCCCCGCCGAGGCCGCGGCCGAGTGGATCTCGGACGGCGGCGACGTGAAGGAGGCCGTGCTCTGGTTCGGCACGGACACGCCCGCCTCGCACCGCGCCACGCTCCTGCCCGGCGGCGCCTCCCTGTGGACCCCGCTCGCCACGATGCTGCCCGACCCGGAGGTGCGTCCCGTCGGGCGCTACCTGTACGAGCCCGACGGCGCCGTCATCCGCGCCCACCTGGTCGCCGAGGTCGCCGCCCGGGTCGAGGGCGGACTGGTCGACGAGACCATCGCGTACGTCACCTCCGACACCCTGCACGCCACCCCGTACGCGACGGCGTACGAGATCACCGACCGCATCCCGTTCAACGTGAAGAAGCTGAAGGCCCTGCTGCGCGAGCGCGAGGTCGGCATCCTCACCGTGAAGAAGCGCGGCTCCGCAGTCGAGCCGGAGGAGCTGCGGCGCAAGGTGAAGCCGCAGGGCGGGAACGCGGCGACCGTCTTCCTGACGCGGGTGTCGGGCGCCCCGACGATGCTGATCGGCCACCCGGCGCCCCCACCCGCATAG
- the guaB gene encoding IMP dehydrogenase has protein sequence MTANGGSSTGVPDKFATLGLTYDDVLLLPGASDMAPDQIDTSSLVSKNVRVNVPLLSAAMDKVTESRMAIAMARQGGVGVLHRNLSIADQANQVDLVKRSESGMVTDPITVHPDATLAEADAICAKFRISGVPVTDAAGKLLGIVTNRDMAFESDRTRQVREVMTPMPLVTGKVGISGVDAMELLRRHKIEKLPLVDDAGVLKGLITVKDFVKAEKYPNAAKDGEGRLLVGAAVGVAGDAFERAQALVAAGVDFIVVDTAHGHSRLVGDMVAKIKSDAPRVDVIGGNIATRDGAKALIDAGVDGIKVGVGPGSICTTRVVAGIGVPQVTAIYEASLAAKEAGVPVIGDGGLQYSGDIAKALVAGADTVMLGSLLAGCEESPGELLFINGKQFKSYRGMGSLGAMQTRGDQRSFSKDRYFQEGVASDEKLVPEGIEGQVPYRGPLSAVVHQLVGGLRQSMFYVGGRTVPDLQANGRFVRITSAGLKESHPHDIQMTVEAPNYSRTK, from the coding sequence ATGACTGCAAACGGCGGTTCTTCGACTGGGGTGCCCGATAAATTCGCGACACTCGGGCTGACCTACGACGACGTGCTGCTGCTGCCGGGTGCGTCGGACATGGCGCCCGACCAGATCGACACTTCCTCGCTCGTCTCGAAGAACGTCAGGGTGAACGTCCCGCTGCTGTCCGCGGCGATGGACAAGGTCACCGAGTCCCGCATGGCGATCGCCATGGCGCGGCAGGGCGGCGTCGGTGTGCTGCACCGCAACCTCTCCATCGCGGACCAGGCCAACCAGGTCGACCTCGTGAAGCGCTCCGAGTCCGGCATGGTCACCGACCCGATCACGGTCCACCCGGACGCGACGCTCGCCGAGGCCGACGCGATCTGCGCGAAGTTCCGCATCAGCGGCGTCCCGGTCACCGACGCGGCAGGCAAGCTGCTCGGCATCGTCACCAACCGTGACATGGCCTTCGAGTCGGACCGCACGCGCCAGGTGCGCGAGGTCATGACGCCCATGCCCCTCGTCACCGGCAAGGTCGGCATCTCCGGCGTGGACGCCATGGAGCTGCTGCGCCGCCACAAGATCGAGAAGCTTCCGCTGGTCGACGACGCGGGCGTCCTCAAGGGCCTGATCACGGTCAAGGACTTCGTGAAGGCCGAGAAGTACCCGAACGCCGCCAAGGACGGCGAGGGCCGCCTCCTGGTGGGCGCCGCCGTGGGTGTCGCGGGCGACGCGTTCGAGCGCGCCCAGGCCCTCGTCGCGGCGGGCGTCGACTTCATCGTCGTCGACACCGCGCACGGCCACTCCCGGCTGGTCGGCGACATGGTCGCCAAGATCAAGTCCGACGCCCCGCGCGTCGACGTCATCGGCGGCAACATCGCCACGCGCGACGGCGCCAAGGCGCTCATCGACGCCGGTGTCGACGGCATCAAGGTCGGCGTCGGACCCGGCTCCATCTGCACCACGCGCGTGGTCGCCGGCATCGGCGTACCGCAGGTGACGGCCATCTACGAAGCGTCGCTCGCCGCCAAGGAGGCCGGTGTCCCGGTCATCGGCGACGGCGGCCTGCAGTACTCCGGGGACATCGCCAAGGCGCTCGTCGCCGGCGCGGACACCGTCATGCTGGGCTCGCTCCTCGCGGGCTGCGAGGAGTCCCCCGGAGAGCTGCTCTTCATCAACGGCAAGCAGTTCAAGTCGTACCGCGGCATGGGCTCGCTCGGCGCCATGCAGACGCGTGGCGACCAGCGCTCCTTCTCCAAGGACCGGTACTTCCAGGAGGGCGTCGCCTCCGACGAGAAGCTGGTCCCCGAGGGCATCGAGGGCCAGGTGCCCTACCGCGGCCCGCTCTCGGCGGTCGTCCACCAGCTGGTCGGCGGACTGCGCCAGTCGATGTTCTACGTCGGCGGGCGCACCGTCCCCGACCTGCAGGCCAACGGCCGTTTCGTCCGCATCACGTCCGCGGGTCTCAAGGAGAGCCACCCGCACGACATCCAGATGACGGTCGAGGCGCCGAACTACAGCCGTACGAAGTAG
- a CDS encoding WhiB family transcriptional regulator, which translates to MADFSRLPGPNADLWDWQLLAACRGVDSSLFFHPEGERGAARSARENSAKEVCMRCPVRAECAAHALAVREPYGVWGGLTEDEREELMGRARNRLVTAAASAGSAVSHS; encoded by the coding sequence ATGGCAGATTTCTCCCGCCTTCCCGGACCGAACGCAGATCTGTGGGACTGGCAGCTCCTCGCGGCCTGCCGCGGGGTCGACAGCTCGCTCTTCTTCCACCCGGAGGGCGAGCGGGGAGCGGCGCGCAGCGCACGTGAGAACTCCGCCAAGGAGGTCTGCATGCGGTGCCCGGTGCGGGCGGAGTGCGCCGCTCACGCACTCGCGGTGCGCGAGCCGTACGGCGTGTGGGGCGGGCTGACCGAGGACGAGCGCGAGGAGCTCATGGGCCGCGCGCGCAATCGGCTCGTCACGGCGGCCGCTTCGGCGGGCAGCGCCGTGTCGCACAGCTGA